AGCTGCAACAGATATGATTAACCAGTTCCAGTCACTTGAAGATAACACAACCTTGGTTTCAAACGATGGAACCTTTGAGTTGGGTTTCTTCACCCCAGGTAGTACTTCCCCAAACCGCTATCTCGGAATCTGGTACAAAAACATACCAATCAGAACCGTTGTTTGGGTTGCCAACCGCGACAATCCAATCAAAGACAACTCCAGCAAGTTGAGCATAAACACAGCAGGCAATTTCATACTTCTCAACCAGAACAACAACACCGTGATTTGGTCAACAAACACGACAACAAAAGCATCCCTTGTCGTAGCACAGTTGTTAGACTCAGGCAACTTGGTCCTAAGAGACGAGAAAGACAACAATCCTGAAAACTACTCTTGGCAGAGCTTTGACTATCCTTCAGACACGTTTCTACCTGGAATGAAAGCAGGGTGGGACTTGAAGAAAGGCCTCAATAGGGTCCTAACCGCTTGGAAAAACTGGGATGACCCTTCTTCAGGGGACTTCACAGCGAATTCTTCACGTACCAATTTTCCTGAAGAGGTTATGTGGAAGGGCACATCAGAGTACTACAGAAGTGGACCATGGGATGGCAGAAAATTCAGTGGTAGCCCCTCTGTGCCAACCAATTCAATCGTAAACTACTCGGTTGTGTCAAACAAGGACGAATTTTACGCTACCTATAGCATGATCGATAAGTCGTTGATTTCAAGAGTTGTGGTGAATCAAACTCTTTATGTTCGTCAGCGCTTGACATGGAATGAAGATAGTCAAACGTGGAGGGTGTCGTCGGAGTTGCCCGGTGATTTATGCGACAACTATAGTACTTGTGGTGCATTTGGGATTTGTGTCGCTGGTCAGGCACCAGTGTGCAACTGTTTAGATGGATTCAAGCCAAAATCAACCCGGAATTGGACACAAATGAACTGGAATCAGGGGTGCGTGCACAACCAAACTTGGAGCTGCATGGAAAAGAACAAGGATGGTTTTAAGAAATTCAGTAACTTGAAGGCGCCAGACACTGAAAGATCTTGGGTTAATGCAAGTATGACACTTGATGAGTGCAAAAACAAATGTAGGGAAAATTGTTCATGTACAGCCTATGCAAATTTTGACATGAGGGGAGAAGGAAGTGGCTGTGCCATTTGGTTCGGTGATCTGTTAGATATAAGACTGATTCCCAATGCTGGACAGGATCTGTATATTAGATTGGCAGTGTCTGAAACAGGTATGCGCTTCAATtttttaagatgtttaagcagagaATTCGATAAAAGTTAactgcataagttgattttgattttagCTTACAGGCCACAGGGCCAGGATtggtttttctatttctttttaatttccttattttcttatttttcaagtGTTTATAAAGAAATTCATCCAAACACGACTTTCATCACCATAgctaaagagaaaatgtatttAATAGTACTCAATGCCCAATTTACTTCTTATATtgattctttatttctttttctctgtcATGCTCAACAAAATCAAGATGAAAAAGATGATTCAAAGAAAAAGGTGGTTGTGATTGCAAGCATCGTTTCCTCTGTAGTTGCTAcgctattaatttttatattcatttactGGAGCAACGCAAAAAATATCAAAGGTAAGATTTTGCCCAACTCTCACATTCTCTTTTCATAAGGATTTTCTTAGTCATTCTATATAAAGCTGATGCAAATTTAGAATGGCCCCATAAAGACTCACAACACCATTGTTGTGTCCATTGATTTTGAAATCAAAGGAAAGGGTGTGATCGTAGTCAAAAGGCTATCAATTATAAGGAGAATAAATACTATAATTTTTCACCTAATACAGCCCCAAAGGCAACTTAATTAGTACGGgttggaaaataatttttcttttcacattgttTGGGTGAAAACAGAGATCATACTTGGCATTGAAGTAAAGAACAATGAAAGCCAACAAGAAGACTTCGAGCTACCTTTGTTTGACCTTGTCTCAATAGCACAAGCCACAGATCATTTCTCAGATCACAATAAGCTTGGTGAAGGTGGTTTTGGGCCTGTATACAAGGTATGTGAGCAATGTACCATCAATAATTAAGAAATGACAAAGCttggaaattattattattcactaCATTTAACTTTCTTTCCCACAAATGTTGTGTTTAGGGGACACTTCCAGATGGACTAGAGGTCGCTGTTAAGAGGCTTTCGCAAACATCTGGACAAggattaaaagaatttaagaatGAGGTTATGTTATGTGCAAAACTCCAACACCGAAATCTTGTTAAAGTTCTAGGATGTTGCATtcaagaaaatgagaaattgcTCATATACGAGTATATGGCCAACAAAAGTTTAGACGTCTTTCTTTTCGGTTAGTGtctcttaatttaaatattaactgAATGTGggatttctttttgttcttataGTTCTGCGAGATTAAAAGACGATGACCATGAAATTTGACAGATTCTGATCGAAGTAAACTTCTTGACTGGCCAAAGCGATTCTACATTATAAATAGAATTGCTCGGGGACTACTTTATCTTCATCAAGACTCAAGACTAAGGATCATACACAGAGATCTTAAGGCAAGCAATGTATTATTAGATAATGAAATGAATCCAAAAATTTCAGATTTTGGTTTGGCTCGAATGTGTGGAGGTGATCAAATTGAAGGGAAAACAAGAAGAGTAGTCGGTACATAGTAAGTACCTTATATTCATGCTAACATCTTACTTATTATGCATTAATCAGACATTAAATTAACACTTTTGTGGTTTCTTTGTAGTGGTTATATGGCACCTGAATATGCATTTGATGGACTATTTTCCATTAAATCAGATGTATTTAGCTTCGGAGTATTATTGTTAGAGATAGTAAGTGGCAAGAAAAATAACCGACTCTTCTATCCAAATGACTACAATAATAATCTCATTGGACATGTGAGtgacataaatttattttatttttcatatatacaaTTGAGCAATAGATAACcattatttcaaaatgtattaGGCATGGAGTTTGTGGAATGAAGGAAATCCAATGGAATTCATTGCCACTAGTTTGGAAGACTCATGCATTCTATATGAGGCCCTGCGTTGCATTCATATTGGTCTACTATGCGTACAACATCATCCTAATGATAGGCCAAACATGGCATCTGTGGTCGTATTATTGAGCAACGAGAACGCATTACCTTTACCAAAGTATCCTAGGTACTTAATCACAGACATCTCAACGGAAAGAGAATCTTCTTCTGAGAAGTTTACATCCTATTCTATTAATGATGTAACTATCTCAATGTTGAGTGATAGGTAGAGAAAGATACTTTACttcttacaaaatattaaattatttattttgtatatgtcCTAGTAATTTTTGTACATGTTTTTAGTTGTTTTGAAATATGTTTCTGTCTATAGACTTTTCTCTAATGTTACTCTAACAATTGAATgcaaaaattaactaaaagtagaatatatttttgttaaataaacgTTTAGAGGCAAAGCATCAAAGATAAATCAACCATCCCAACTGCGTCGGCATTGAAGATTCATCTCATTCCACGCTAAATCCCTaagaatttattcaaataataaaaaaagaaacagaaacaTGGGAGGACATGGACCAAAGCCCATGAGGTAACAAATTCAACAGATCACCGAAATCTATAAACTAGAAAACCCTGTCTATCAGATATAAAAACATTAACTCTAAAGAAAACTAGGCAATGAATCCCACCACACCCAATTTCCACTATTGAAACCAATATTTGC
Above is a window of Glycine max cultivar Williams 82 chromosome 14 unlocalized genomic scaffold, Glycine_max_v4.0 Gm14_scaffold_84, whole genome shotgun sequence DNA encoding:
- the LOC100786180 gene encoding G-type lectin S-receptor-like serine/threonine-protein kinase At4g27290 isoform X4, whose translation is MTSDLPYSAATDMINQFQSLEDNTTLVSNDGTFELGFFTPGSTSPNRYLGIWYKNIPIRTVVWVANRDNPIKDNSSKLSINTAGNFILLNQNNNTVIWSTNTTTKASLVVAQLLDSGNLVLRDEKDNNPENYSWQSFDYPSDTFLPGMKAGWDLKKGLNRVLTAWKNWDDPSSGDFTANSSRTNFPEEVMWKGTSEYYRSGPWDGRKFSGSPSVPTNSIVNYSVVSNKDEFYATYSMIDKSLISRVVVNQTLYVRQRLTWNEDSQTWRVSSELPGDLCDNYSTCGAFGICVAGQAPVCNCLDGFKPKSTRNWTQMNWNQGCVHNQTWSCMEKNKDGFKKFSNLKAPDTERSWVNASMTLDECKNKCRENCSCTAYANFDMRGEGSGCAIWFGDLLDIRLIPNAGQDLYIRLAVSETDEKDDSKKKVVVIASIVSSVVATLLIFIFIYWSNAKNIKEIILGIEVKNNESQQEDFELPLFDLVSIAQATDHFSDHNKLGEGGFGPVYKGTLPDGLEVAVKRLSQTSGQGLKEFKNEFCEIKRR
- the LOC100786180 gene encoding G-type lectin S-receptor-like serine/threonine-protein kinase At4g27290 isoform X3, whose protein sequence is MTSDLPYSDMINQFQSLEDNTTLVSNDGTFELGFFTPGSTSPNRYLGIWYKNIPIRTVVWVANRDNPIKDNSSKLSINTAGNFILLNQNNNTVIWSTNTTTKASLVVAQLLDSGNLVLRDEKDNNPENYSWQSFDYPSDTFLPGMKAGWDLKKGLNRVLTAWKNWDDPSSGDFTANSSRTNFPEEVMWKGTSEYYRSGPWDGRKFSGSPSVPTNSIVNYSVVSNKDEFYATYSMIDKSLISRVVVNQTLYVRQRLTWNEDSQTWRVSSELPGDLCDNYSTCGAFGICVAGQAPVCNCLDGFKPKSTRNWTQMNWNQGCVHNQTWSCMEKNKDGFKKFSNLKAPDTERSWVNASMTLDECKNKCRENCSCTAYANFDMRGEGSGCAIWFGDLLDIRLIPNAGQDLYIRLAVSETDEKDDSKKKVVVIASIVSSVVATLLIFIFIYWSNAKNIKEIILGIEVKNNESQQEDFELPLFDLVSIAQATDHFSDHNKLGEGGFGPVYKGTLPDGLEVAVKRLSQTSGQGLKEFKNEVMLCAKLQHRNLVKVLGCCIQENEKLLIYEYMANKSLDVFLFDSDRSKLLDWPKRFYIINRIARGLLYLHQDSRLRIIHRDLKASNVLLDNEMNPKISDFGLARMCGGDQIEGKTRRVVGTYGYMAPEYAFDGLFSIKSDVFSFGVLLLEIVSGKKNNRLFYPNDYNNNLIGHAWSLWNEGNPMEFIATSLEDSCILYEALRCIHIGLLCVQHHPNDRPNMASVVVLLSNENALPLPKYPRYLITDISTERESSSEKFTSYSINDVTISMLSDR
- the LOC100786180 gene encoding G-type lectin S-receptor-like serine/threonine-protein kinase At4g27290 isoform X2 codes for the protein MTSDLPYSAATDMINQFQSLEDNTTLVSNDGTFELGFFTPGSTSPNRYLGIWYKNIPIRTVVWVANRDNPIKDNSSKLSINTAGNFILLNQNNNTVIWSTNTTTKASLVVAQLLDSGNLVLRDEKDNNPENYSWQSFDYPSDTFLPGMKAGWDLKKGLNRVLTAWKNWDDPSSGDFTANSSRTNFPEEVMWKGTSEYYRSGPWDGRKFSGSPSVPTNSIVNYSVVSNKDEFYATYSMIDKSLISRVVVNQTLYVRQRLTWNEDSQTWRVSSELPGDLCDNYSTCGAFGICVAGQAPVCNCLDGFKPKSTRNWTQMNWNQGCVHNQTWSCMEKNKDGFKKFSNLKAPDTERSWVNASMTLDECKNKCRENCSCTAYANFDMRGEGSGCAIWFGDLLDIRLIPNAGQDLYIRLAVSETDEKDDSKKKVVVIASIVSSVVATLLIFIFIYWSNAKNIKEIILGIEVKNNESQQEDFELPLFDLVSIAQATDHFSDHNKLGEGGFGPVYKGTLPDGLEVAVKRLSQTSGQGLKEFKNEVMLCAKLQHRNLVKVLGCCIQENEKLLIYEYMANKSLDVFLFDSDRSKLLDWPKRFYIINRIARGLLYLHQDSRLRIIHRDLKASNVLLDNEMNPKISDFGLARMCGGDQIEGKTRRVVGTYGYMAPEYAFDGLFSIKSDVFSFGVLLLEIVSGKKNNRLFYPNDYNNNLIGHAWSLWNEGNPMEFIATSLEDSCILYEALRCIHIGLLCVQHHPNDRPNMASVVVLLSNENALPLPKYPRYLITDISTERESSSEKFTSYSINDVTISMLSDR
- the LOC100786180 gene encoding G-type lectin S-receptor-like serine/threonine-protein kinase At4g27290 isoform X1; its protein translation is MAFLVIVILVSKLIFFSSNFLAATDMINQFQSLEDNTTLVSNDGTFELGFFTPGSTSPNRYLGIWYKNIPIRTVVWVANRDNPIKDNSSKLSINTAGNFILLNQNNNTVIWSTNTTTKASLVVAQLLDSGNLVLRDEKDNNPENYSWQSFDYPSDTFLPGMKAGWDLKKGLNRVLTAWKNWDDPSSGDFTANSSRTNFPEEVMWKGTSEYYRSGPWDGRKFSGSPSVPTNSIVNYSVVSNKDEFYATYSMIDKSLISRVVVNQTLYVRQRLTWNEDSQTWRVSSELPGDLCDNYSTCGAFGICVAGQAPVCNCLDGFKPKSTRNWTQMNWNQGCVHNQTWSCMEKNKDGFKKFSNLKAPDTERSWVNASMTLDECKNKCRENCSCTAYANFDMRGEGSGCAIWFGDLLDIRLIPNAGQDLYIRLAVSETDEKDDSKKKVVVIASIVSSVVATLLIFIFIYWSNAKNIKEIILGIEVKNNESQQEDFELPLFDLVSIAQATDHFSDHNKLGEGGFGPVYKGTLPDGLEVAVKRLSQTSGQGLKEFKNEVMLCAKLQHRNLVKVLGCCIQENEKLLIYEYMANKSLDVFLFDSDRSKLLDWPKRFYIINRIARGLLYLHQDSRLRIIHRDLKASNVLLDNEMNPKISDFGLARMCGGDQIEGKTRRVVGTYGYMAPEYAFDGLFSIKSDVFSFGVLLLEIVSGKKNNRLFYPNDYNNNLIGHAWSLWNEGNPMEFIATSLEDSCILYEALRCIHIGLLCVQHHPNDRPNMASVVVLLSNENALPLPKYPRYLITDISTERESSSEKFTSYSINDVTISMLSDR